A region of the Oceanihabitans sp. IOP_32 genome:
TATTTCCTGTTGAAAAGATGTGTAAGTGCATGAGAGTTAGTAAAAATAGCTATTACACTTGGCTACGTGTTGGACAATATAAAGGTCAGAAAAGTTCTGTTTCTCATTTAAAATCAAGGGTTATAGCTATTTTTAACGATAGCAAACAAATTTATGGCAGTTTACGTATCCAAAAATCATTGGAACGTGAGGGCATTGTTTACTCAAGGTCCTATATCGCTTTAATTATGAAATCACTGGGTTTAAGGAGCGTACTAAGCAAAAAGTTTAGAGTTTGTACAACCGACTCTAATCATACTTTTGCTCTAGCAGACAATATGCTAAACAGAAACTTTAAAAGCACAAAGTTAGGCGAAAAATGGGTTTCAGACATTACCTACATAAAAGTTGGTGGTCAATGGAATTACCTTACAACTATTTTAGATTTAGCAGATAGAAAAATAGTATCCTGGGTATTGACTGAAAATATGGATACTGAAAACACCGTTTACAAAGCTTGGTTACAAGCTAGAAAGAATAGGGATATAACTAACAATCATATTTTTCATTCCGATAGAGGCGTACAATATGCGTCGAATAAAATGACCAGCGTTTTAAACTCTAGTAAGAAAATAACGCAAAGTATGAGCAGGAAAGGGAACTGCTGGGATAACGCTGTTGCAGAGAGCCTATTTAAAACAATAAAATACGAATGTACAAATAGATATGTTTTCAATTACTATTTAGACGCTTACAAAGTTATTGAACAGTACATTAAATGGTATAATTGTAAAAGACTTCATTCCGCTTTAGACTATAAATCTCCAATGGAAATGGAAGCAGAATTAATAATGAAAAACAATAAAAATGTAGCTTAAAAAATAGTACCAAATTTATTAGGTAGTCCAGTCTTATATCTTTTATCGAACATTAATGATTGAGTTTTAATTTCTTTTTTTAGTAAATACGCCATCTTAGCTCTAACATTTAATATATTTACCGTACATATATTAAATATTAAATATTTTTAAATGGATAATCTACTAGTGGCTCATGGAGTCTCTAAAAGTTTTGGTAAATTCAAAGCCTTAAACAATGTTTCTATAGAGGTGCCAAAAGGTAGTATTTTCGGACTATTAGGACCTAACGGCGCCGGAAAAACAACCCTAATACGTATCATAAATCAAATCACCATGCCAGATACGGGTAGCGTACACTTAGATGGTGAATCTTTAAAACAACATCATGTTAAAGATATTGGTTATTTACCAGAAGAGCGAGGGTTATACAAATCTATGAAGGTAGGGGAACAAGCGCTTTATTTGGCTCAATTAAAAGGATTGAGTAAAGCTGAAGCTAGAATACGATTAAAATACTGGTTTGAGCGTTTAGAAATTGGCGATTGGTGGAATAAAAAAATTCAAGAATTATCTAAAGGTATGGCGCAAAAAATACAGTTCGTGGTTACCGTATTACACGAGCCTAAATTGTTAATTTTCGACGAGCCTTTTTCGGGTTTCGATCCCATAAATGCCAATTTAATTAAAGATGAAATTTTACGTTTAAGAGACAACGGTGCCACCATAATTTTCTCAACCCACCGCATGGAATCTGTAGAGGAGTTATGTGATGACATTGCCTTACTACACAAGTCTAATAAAATATTAGAGGGTAAATTAATAGACATAAAACGCCAATATAAAACTAATACGTTCGAGATTGGTATTAAAACAGAAGATAATAAAATCTTACAACAAGAATTATCAGAAAAATACAAGGTCTCTAAAGCTAATTTTAAAACTTTAGATAACGAGTTAAAACTAAATATACAGCTTAATCCGGGCGATAAATCAAACGATTTTTTAAATTATTTAATA
Encoded here:
- a CDS encoding IS3 family transposase (programmed frameshift); protein product: MGRIVYDQSFKKTLVELLNSGKSVKDLTKEFGVSQASIHRWDKEFNTTTSQDNSQSEMLKIKALEKELKDVKLERDIFKKGGKHLFQERQVIYRFIKLNTGLFPVEKMCKCMRVSKNSYYTWLRVGQYKGQKSSVSHLKSRVIAIFNDSKQIYGSLRIQKSLEREGIVYSRSYIALIMKSLGLRSVLSKKFRVCTTDSNHTFALADNMLNRNFKSTKLGEKWVSDITYIKVGGQWNYLTTILDLADRKIVSWVLTENMDTENTVYKAWLQARKNRDITNNHIFHSDRGVQYASNKMTSVLNSSKKITQSMSRKGNCWDNAVAESLFKTIKYECTNRYVFNYYLDAYKVIEQYIKWYNCKRLHSALDYKSPMEMEAELIMKNNKNVA
- a CDS encoding ABC transporter ATP-binding protein — encoded protein: MDNLLVAHGVSKSFGKFKALNNVSIEVPKGSIFGLLGPNGAGKTTLIRIINQITMPDTGSVHLDGESLKQHHVKDIGYLPEERGLYKSMKVGEQALYLAQLKGLSKAEARIRLKYWFERLEIGDWWNKKIQELSKGMAQKIQFVVTVLHEPKLLIFDEPFSGFDPINANLIKDEILRLRDNGATIIFSTHRMESVEELCDDIALLHKSNKILEGKLIDIKRQYKTNTFEIGIKTEDNKILQQELSEKYKVSKANFKTLDNELKLNIQLNPGDKSNDFLNYLISKGEVSHFLELIPSVNDIFIQTVKNN